ATCATTTTTTCAACGATCAAGCAGCAATGGCTCACTCTTTGTCATGCACGATCTTATCAATGATTTAGCTCAATGGGCAGCAAGAGGCTTGTGCTATAGATTGGAAGACGTATTGGATGGAAATAAGCAATTTGAGATTTCTACAAAGGTACGTCATTTCTCTTACCTTCGAAGTCATTATGAAGGCATGAAAAGGTTTGAAGACTTCCCCAAAGATATGCATTTACGGACCTTCCTACCGCTACCAATAAATGACTGGGGCTACTTAACAAACTACATTCCTAATTGTTGGCTACCAAAATTAAGATGCTTAAGGGTATTATCTTTATGTGGATATAAAATCGTTGAGCTACCAAGTTCAATCGGTGATTTGAAACATCTAAGATACTTAAACCTTTCTGGTACTAAGATTACAAGTTTACCAGAATCCACAACTACTTTGTACAACCTGCAGACATTGCTATTGAAAAGTTGTGACCACCTTATAAAGTTACCAGTGGAAATTGGGAATCTACTCAATCTTAGACATCTTGATATTACTTATGTGAATTCAATTGAAGAAATGCCAGCAGGAATAAAAGAATTAAAGAGCCTACAAACATTATCTAATTTTGTTGCGGGGAAAGATACTGCATCTAAGATAGGAGACTTGATGAACTTGGAGTCTCTTAGGGGAACACTTTGCATTTCAAATTTAGAGAATGTACTTGATGTTGAGGATGCAAGAAGGGCCAATTTACTTGGTAAGAAGAATTTAGATGCATTAGTGATGGAATGGAAACTTGAGCTTGATGATTTACAAGTTGCAAGATCTAGTATAGATATTCTTGAGATGCTACGACCTTGTACAACAGTGAAAGAAATTTCAATTGATGGCTATGTTGGAGCGAAATTTCCAACTTGGTTTGGACATCCGTCATTTTCTAATATGGTGCTTCTAAGGATTGAGAGGTGCAGGAAATGCACATCCTTACCTGCAATTGGACAATTACCATCCTTGAGAGACCTTGCCCTCGTAGGATTGTCTGCAGTGGAAATCATCGGTCTTGAGTTTTATGGGAAAGATTGCCCAAAGCCTTTCCAATCCTTAGAGACACTTTGCTTTGAGGATATGCAAGAATGGAAAGATTGGATTCCATGCAAAGTTGAGTATGAAGAATTCCCTCGATTGCGTGAGCTTTCTATTTCTAGATGCCCTAAATTGCAAGGAAAATTGCCTCACCATGTTCCATTATtggaaaaattttctattaatggATGTGAGCAATTGGACGTTTCAATTCCAAACTTCCCAAAGCTTCGTGCATTAGAAATTAAGGGATGTAAAGGGGTGGTGAGCAGAAGTACAGATGAGTTATGCTTTCCAAAGTCAACTATTCTTTCTATTCCATACGTGAAAAGCTTGACGGAGGAGTTCATGCATGGGTTAACTAAGGTAGAAAATCTAGAGATAGATAATTGTAAGGAGCTAACATCTTTGTGGCAGGATGAATTCAAATCCCTTATGAAGCTGAATATAAGAGATTGCTCAAGCCTTGTCAACATCAGCTTGACATCTACTTTAAGGACACTAAATATTACAGGTTGTAGCGGTTTGAAATCCTTGTCAATCTCTAATTGTACATGTTTGGAAAAGGCAAGCATTTGGAGATGTAATTCTTTGACGTTGATTTCAAGAGGTCAGTTgcctcaaaatttgaaaacgcTAAATATAAGTAATTGTGAGAATTTGCAGTTTTTGGCAGATGAGGGAGAGGcttcttctaattcttcttctcttcttgaGGACTTGTTTATTGTGGGCTGTCCATCTCTAAAATGCTTATCATCAAGTGGCGACCTACCTACCACACTTAAACGCCTTCAGATTTCGTCATGCATAGAGCTCACATCCTTATCATCAAAAAACGAGTTACCTACAGCTCTTAAATACCTTTCTGTATCCGACTGTCCAAAGATGGAGTCAATAGCGAACAACTTACCCAACAATGCGTCTCTTGAACAGCTTCAAATCATAGATTGTGCAAAGTTGAAATCCTTACCGGTGGGCCTACACAAACTCTGCCACCTCAATAAGATAGAGATAAGTAACTGCCCTAGTTTTGTTTCCTTCCCAGATGGAGGGTTACTCCCCACCAGCTTGAGAGGTCTTTCGATCGTCAATTGCATGCCGAACCTGGAGGCCTGGCCCAACTGCATGCCGAACCTCAATTCTCTTCGTATCTTCGATTGTCCAAGCATCATATACTTTCCAGAAGAGGGTTACCCCACCAGTCTAACATCACTCTTATTTGGTGGGGAGAATATCTGTAAGCAAGTAACTGTGTGGGGATTGCACAGACTAACCTCTCTTACATCACTCCGGATTGATGGTGGGATTCCAGATTGGCAGTCGTTTCCAGATGAGCAAGATGGGAAGCTGACGATGACGCTTCCTTCCTCTCTTACCCACCTATCGATTTGGAGCATTCCAAATATTGTAATCCTATCTTCTTTGGGCTTTCAAAATCTCTCTGCTCTTGAACATTTGTACATCGAAAATTGCCCTAAACTCGCATCCCTCCCAGAGAAGGGCCTACCTCCCTCGCTTCTGCGACTTTATATTCGACATTGTCCATTGCTGAAACAACACTGCAAGAAAGGCGGGCGAGAGTGGTCCAAGATAGCCAACGTCCCTTGCGTTGAGATTGATTGAGAGTGGTCTGTCTATGAGTTGGAGGAGGAgcagcaataaaaaaaattgtaaaacaaa
This genomic stretch from Quercus robur chromosome 4, dhQueRobu3.1, whole genome shotgun sequence harbors:
- the LOC126722593 gene encoding putative disease resistance RPP13-like protein 1, with product MSVIGEAALSAFFEVLFDKLSSSDLLKIFQQEQVHADLKKWKTTLPKIRAVLDDAEDKQMTSKFVKIWLEDLEDLAYDVDDILDEFATEALRRKLNAEEPSTSKVRKLIPACCVGLNPSSIMFDANMRSKINEINTRLQEIVTQKNDLELRDCAEGRTRTKRSRVPTTSLVNEVHVYGRDEDKKAIVKLLLSGESSDAQLSVIPILGMGGLGKTTLAQLVYNDDEVSRYFDLKAWACVSEDFDIIRVTKAILLSVISEHCDANDLNSIQVKLKETLSGKKFLLILDDVWNENYDDWTKLRSPFEFGAPGSKIIVTTRNYGVSSTMGTTPAYELKELSNDACWNLFTQHALGATDFTAHPKFEEIGRKILDKCKGSPLAAKVLGGLLRTKHDHDEWKDVLDSKIWDIPEEKSSIFPILKLSYQYLPSHLKRCFAYCSLFPKDYEFEKKELVLLWMAEGFFQETKRNKLMEDLGDECFWDLLRRSFFQRSSSNGSLFVMHDLINDLAQWAARGLCYRLEDVLDGNKQFEISTKVRHFSYLRSHYEGMKRFEDFPKDMHLRTFLPLPINDWGYLTNYIPNCWLPKLRCLRVLSLCGYKIVELPSSIGDLKHLRYLNLSGTKITSLPESTTTLYNLQTLLLKSCDHLIKLPVEIGNLLNLRHLDITYVNSIEEMPAGIKELKSLQTLSNFVAGKDTASKIGDLMNLESLRGTLCISNLENVLDVEDARRANLLGKKNLDALVMEWKLELDDLQVARSSIDILEMLRPCTTVKEISIDGYVGAKFPTWFGHPSFSNMVLLRIERCRKCTSLPAIGQLPSLRDLALVGLSAVEIIGLEFYGKDCPKPFQSLETLCFEDMQEWKDWIPCKVEYEEFPRLRELSISRCPKLQGKLPHHVPLLEKFSINGCEQLDVSIPNFPKLRALEIKGCKGVVSRSTDELCFPKSTILSIPYVKSLTEEFMHGLTKVENLEIDNCKELTSLWQDEFKSLMKLNIRDCSSLVNISLTSTLRTLNITGCSGLKSLSISNCTCLEKASIWRCNSLTLISRGQLPQNLKTLNISNCENLQFLADEGEASSNSSSLLEDLFIVGCPSLKCLSSSGDLPTTLKRLQISSCIELTSLSSKNELPTALKYLSVSDCPKMESIANNLPNNASLEQLQIIDCAKLKSLPMEGYSPPA